The DNA segment GCGTTCTTCCCATATTGTATCGCGCCTCATATACCGAAAGCTCGTCGACTACCGAGTCGGGACGCGCAAAGTATACGTATTCAAAAATGCAAAGGCTGCTCTTATGGTCGGTTTTTACCGTATCGGTATAAGTTATTTCACCGTTTTCTATAACGATTATCTCTCCGGGCTCAACGTCGCGGATGAACTCGAAGTCCTGCGCGTCAAGGCCGCAAGTCTCGCTTGCTACGGCAAGTCCCCATTCGTTTCTTCCTATGCAAAGCGGCCTGAATCCCCACGGATCGCGCATAGCGATAAGCTTGCCGTCGCCCGAAAGGATGCAAAGAGAGAACGCGCCCGAAAGGATATTGCCGGCGTTCTTAACGCCTTTTATAACGTCGTTGCCCTCTCTTATAGTCTCGTATGCCACAAGTGAGGATATGACCTCGGAGTCGCTGGTCGCAGTAAATCTCACGCCGCGGCTCTCAAGTATCTGACGTATGACCTTCGCGTTCACGAGATTGCCGTTATGTACCGTTGCGATACGTCCCGTAAGATATTCAGTCACGAACGGCTGGATATTCGCGTTCGACGACGTGCCCGTAGTAGAATAACGGCAATGTCCCACAGCCACGCGGCTTTTAGGCAGCTTTGAAACGGCCTGATTTGAAAACACCTCGGCCACCAGACCCGCGTTTTTTTGATATATTATCTTATTTCCGGAAAGAACGGCTATGCCCGCTCCCTCCTGTCCTCTGTGCTGAAGTGCCAGAAGACCGTTGTACGTTATTCCGGCCGCTTCCTGAAGCTCTTTTGTGCTTACACCAAATACTGCGCATTCCTCATGCAGTTTACACAAATTATCCACAAAAATCACTCCTCATAAGTTTTAAGAATGTTAAGTGCCACCTCACGCTTTGTCATTCTCATATCCATCGCCTGTTTTTCTATGTAATGATGCGCCTGAGTTTCACTCATCCTTAAATATTCTATCAGGATACACTTGGCTCTGTCAATCAGCCTTATGTCCTCTATTTTTTGAAGAAGAGCCTTATTTTTTGTCTTTAACGCCGACATTCTGTTGGATGCGGCTTTTGCAAGCCTCAGAACGCTTCTCAGAATAGCTGCTTTTACCGGCTTTCCTACAACTAGCACTCCGTCATTCTCTACAGCGCCGGCCATCTCTTCCGAAAGCTCCGCACGCACTAAAAGTATGACCTGGCTTTCACCGTCGCGCGCGAGATCCCGGCTCAGCGCCTCGCCTGTTTCATCCGAAAGCGGAGCGTTGATTATGCACAGGTCGAAATCCCGCTCTATC comes from the Clostridia bacterium genome and includes:
- the purF gene encoding amidophosphoribosyltransferase; this translates as MCKLHEECAVFGVSTKELQEAAGITYNGLLALQHRGQEGAGIAVLSGNKIIYQKNAGLVAEVFSNQAVSKLPKSRVAVGHCRYSTTGTSSNANIQPFVTEYLTGRIATVHNGNLVNAKVIRQILESRGVRFTATSDSEVISSLVAYETIREGNDVIKGVKNAGNILSGAFSLCILSGDGKLIAMRDPWGFRPLCIGRNEWGLAVASETCGLDAQDFEFIRDVEPGEIIVIENGEITYTDTVKTDHKSSLCIFEYVYFARPDSVVDELSVYEARYNMGRTLAIEHPAEADVVCGVPDSGLEAAAGFAAQSGIPLASGFVKNRYMGRSFIFPTQAQREKAVRLKLNPLAINVKGKRVVLVDDSIVRGTTCARIIKSLRDAGAKEIHFRVSSPPFRHTCHFGTDVDSEDKLIANQMSIEEIRKKIDADSLGYISLEGMKKACTGCKLDFCVGCFTGFYNVGFDDLGINKQELEETK
- a CDS encoding ANTAR domain-containing protein is translated as MDSVLVVSSNEKAAELLMPMLSESGIISAMTVKTAGEARRITIERDFDLCIINAPLSDETGEALSRDLARDGESQVILLVRAELSEEMAGAVENDGVLVVGKPVKAAILRSVLRLAKAASNRMSALKTKNKALLQKIEDIRLIDRAKCILIEYLRMSETQAHHYIEKQAMDMRMTKREVALNILKTYEE